A genomic stretch from Malus domestica chromosome 15, GDT2T_hap1 includes:
- the LOC103401957 gene encoding uncharacterized protein: MEVESKSMLFTKKKRFSHSTILSTISLFSLFLILILFHAQPSPSFSPASKPGDSKLRNSVTFLPLKDTRFANTAMEGNTWFMSSLSDTFEENESEYLHFPSDASNGRLLCIKGNDIKDGTKNSYALAYPEGLPNSTTFLKGLAFVSDTFYDYGNLWHGLTAMMPFVGWSMKNGCAKPARLVLFHSGELRVTEKMGLWIQNLMQANFGQVQVEEFEKGEGPYCFEKAVVMRHNVGKMGKKKKLQVSDLLRCKAREFCGINPNGRRREVNVRGEPSIRLTLLMRRGSRSFKNPTAVTAVFSRECVAVDGCTLKVVQSEDLDFCDQVRLMTNTDVLASPHGAQLTNMLFMDRNSSIMEFFPKGWLELAGIGQYAHHWMADQSGMTHRGAWWDPYADKECPEPNKQLECFLFYKDGRVGHNETYFAEWTRTVLKQVRTSKLEQDIESSQRDSNVCLC; encoded by the exons ATGGAAGTGGAAAGCAAGTCCATGCTGTTCACAAAAAAGAAGAGGTTTTCTCACTCAACCATTCTCAGCACCATTTCCCTCTTCTCACTATTTCTGATTCTTATCCTATTTCACGCACAACcctctccttccttctctcctGCCTCAAAACCCGGAGACTCGAAACTCCGAAACTCGGTTACATTTCTTCCTCTCAAAGACACAAGGTTTGCCAACACTGCAATGGAGGGAAACACTTGGTTCATGAGCTCCTTGAGTGACACATTTGAAGAAAATGAATCCGAATACCTTCATTTCCCTTCGGATGCATCCAACGGAAGGCTACTGTGCATCAAAGGGAACGACATAAAAGATGGCACCAAAAACTCATATGCCTTGGCATATCCTGAAGGTTTACCAAACTCCACCACGTTCTTGAAAGGCCTTGCGTTTGTGTCCGACACATTCTATGACTACGGAAACTTGTGGCACGGGTTAACCGCCATGATGCCTTTCGTCGGTTGGTCTATGAAAAATGGATGCGCAAAGCCGGCAAGATTGGTACTTTTCCACTCGGGAGAGCTGAGAGTTACAGAGAAAATGGGGTTGTGGATTCAGAATTTGATGCAAGCGAATTTCGGGCAAGTGCAGGTCGAAGAGTTCGAGAAGGGAGAAGGGCCTTATTGTTTCGAGAAGGCGGTTGTGATGAGGCACAATGTTGGGAaaatggggaagaagaagaagcttcaAGTGTCCGACTTGTTGAGATGTAAAGCAAGAGAGTTTTGTGGCATAAACCCTAATGGCAGACGCAGAGAGGTCAATGTGAGAGGGGAGCCAAGCATTAGGTTGACGTTGCTAATGAGGAGAGGATCAAGATCGTTCAAGAATCCGACGGCTGTGACTGCTGTGTTCTCAAGGGAGTGCGTGGCAGTGGATGGGTGCACGTTAAAGGTGGTTCAGTCTGAAGATCTGGATTTCTGTGATCAG GTTAGACTAATGACAAACACAGACGTCCTTGCATCCCCGCATGGAGCCCAGCTAACAAACATGCTCTTCATGGATAGAAACAGTAGCATAATGGAGTTCTTTCCCAAAGGATGGCTGGAGCTTGCAGGGATAGGTCAGTATGCTCATCACTGGATGGCCGATCAATCCGGTATGACGCACCGGGGTGCTTGGTGGGATCCCTATGCCGATAAAGAATGCCCGGAACCTAACAAACAACTCGAATGCTTTCTGTTTTACAAAGACGGCCGAGTTGGTCACAATGAAACCTACTTTGCAGAGTGGACACGAACTGTCCTCAAACAAGTAAGAACAAGCAAGTTAGAACAAGACATCGAGAGTTCGCAGAGAGATTCAAACGTTTGCCTATGCTAG
- the LOC103401958 gene encoding bet1-like protein At4g14600 — protein MAGYGNVAPYRSREGLNPRPAANMDEIQLRIDPMHADLDEDINGLHNQVRRLKNVAQVIGTEAKFQNEFLDQLHMTLLKGQAGLKNNVRRLNRSIIRSGSNHVVHVVAFGLVCFFVVYFWSKLFR, from the exons ATGGCAGGCTATGGAAATGTGGCTCCATATAGGTCAAG GGAGGGTCTTAACCCAAGACCAGCGGCTAACATGGATGAAATCCAGTTGAGGATTGATCCGATGCATGCTGACTTGGATGAAGATATCAATGGTCTCCACAACCAAGTGAGAAGATTGAAAAAT GTAGCTCAAGTTATAGGTACGGAAGCAAAATTCCAGAATGAATTTCTGGATCAGCTG caTATGACGCTGTTGAAAGGTCAAGCAGGGTTGAAGAACAATGTCAGGAGATTGAACAGAAGCATCATCCGGAGTGGATCAAACCATGTCGTCCACGTGGTGGCTTTTGGACTAGTTTGTTTCTTCGTGGTATACTTTTGGTCCAAACTGTTCAGATGA